In a genomic window of Corynebacterium choanae:
- a CDS encoding alpha/beta hydrolase translates to MAGNHDRAPVESPVAIGTHIAVRYTPHLFLDAHTATVAQRPDADAKTYDAQVHVVTFGNQSNPAIVLLSGLSVPWFDWQQVAEELARDHYVVVFDRIGSGLSTATDGHPPGTLASEVDIVAQVMAATGIDKAHLVAHSMAGFIGEAFALIYPARTTRLTLLDGSYEPKTTGSRAIIERLWHDTRTPGLVEKLDRFVLDIDAARIVFAHAWQLVKPGRDTPLRGGTDRRLMVRLAATEQFVDGMLRELRGYELWAEELALIDRTLPLRGDTVVVAACQGWANFGGRILGRWQRKLRRHARGLATRNQDATVFFLPIQASHLMMRDNSTAIIRILRATTSTLQRYHVTATEKA, encoded by the coding sequence ATGGCCGGCAATCATGATCGCGCCCCGGTGGAAAGCCCGGTGGCGATTGGCACCCATATTGCGGTGCGCTACACACCGCACCTCTTCTTAGATGCGCACACCGCCACGGTGGCGCAGCGACCCGACGCCGATGCGAAAACCTATGACGCACAAGTGCATGTGGTCACCTTCGGCAACCAATCCAATCCCGCCATAGTGCTGCTCTCCGGGTTGTCGGTGCCCTGGTTTGATTGGCAGCAGGTGGCGGAAGAACTTGCCCGGGATCACTATGTGGTCGTTTTCGACCGGATCGGCAGTGGCCTGTCCACTGCCACCGATGGGCATCCCCCGGGAACCCTGGCCAGCGAAGTCGATATTGTTGCGCAAGTGATGGCAGCCACCGGTATTGACAAGGCACATCTTGTGGCGCACTCCATGGCCGGATTTATCGGGGAGGCGTTCGCCCTGATTTATCCGGCGCGCACCACCCGCCTAACCCTGCTCGATGGATCCTATGAGCCGAAAACCACCGGTAGTCGCGCAATCATTGAGCGGCTGTGGCACGACACCCGCACCCCGGGTTTGGTAGAAAAGCTTGATCGTTTCGTCCTTGATATTGACGCCGCCCGGATCGTGTTCGCCCACGCCTGGCAGCTGGTCAAACCCGGCCGCGACACCCCCCTGCGCGGCGGCACTGATCGGCGACTCATGGTGCGGCTTGCCGCCACAGAACAGTTCGTCGACGGTATGCTGCGCGAACTGCGGGGCTATGAATTGTGGGCGGAAGAACTGGCGCTCATCGACCGCACCCTGCCGCTGCGCGGCGACACCGTCGTGGTTGCCGCCTGCCAGGGGTGGGCAAACTTCGGCGGTCGGATCCTTGGCCGCTGGCAGCGGAAACTCCGCCGCCACGCCCGGGGTCTTGCCACCCGCAACCAGGATGCCACCGTATTTTTCCTGCCGATTCAGGCCAGCCATTTGATGATGCGGGACAATTCCACTGCCATTATTCGGATCCTGCGCGCCACGACCAGCACCCTGCAGCGCTACCACGTCACTGCCACCGAAAAGGCGTAG
- a CDS encoding DUF998 domain-containing protein, translating to MLKIVYVLAIAAALAYATWAAGPLVPEVDATNAFASEYASPVWHLSWLFQLGDLLTGILLCALTILAARVHITHDRIITRPLTICRALVVLCGLIFAIATIFDASNPLPCPVETTAPSAINGPLCDTPELHIHEFTSGLIGTVAVIAMLLVALMQHFLIPQAKRRGIPLTSGSPDPSLDRMIQLSRAAGSRRHYRQGFPADRHVTRGTVLAVGFTAAALYCTASVFIHDLPYLGLIQRISLALCSLWWLWCINSWLGFDGFLDGMTRARHTTANSDAKRPTAPVS from the coding sequence ATGTTGAAAATTGTTTATGTGTTAGCGATTGCGGCCGCGCTCGCCTACGCCACCTGGGCGGCAGGTCCGCTCGTGCCAGAGGTGGATGCCACCAATGCGTTTGCCAGTGAATACGCCTCCCCGGTGTGGCATCTCTCGTGGCTGTTTCAGCTCGGGGATTTACTTACCGGCATCCTGCTGTGTGCGTTGACTATTCTTGCCGCCCGGGTGCATATCACCCACGACCGGATTATTACCCGGCCGCTGACGATCTGTCGGGCATTGGTGGTGCTGTGCGGGCTGATCTTTGCTATCGCCACCATTTTTGACGCCTCCAACCCGCTGCCCTGCCCCGTTGAGACCACTGCCCCGTCGGCTATCAACGGGCCGCTGTGTGACACCCCTGAGCTGCACATTCACGAGTTCACCTCGGGACTCATTGGCACTGTGGCGGTCATCGCCATGCTGCTCGTGGCGTTGATGCAGCATTTCCTCATCCCGCAGGCGAAACGACGCGGCATACCGTTGACTAGCGGTAGCCCTGATCCTTCCCTGGATCGGATGATCCAGCTTTCCCGGGCGGCGGGATCCCGCCGCCACTATCGGCAAGGATTCCCCGCCGACCGGCATGTCACCCGTGGCACCGTGCTGGCGGTTGGGTTTACTGCCGCCGCGTTGTACTGCACCGCCAGCGTGTTCATCCACGATCTGCCCTATCTTGGTCTCATCCAGCGGATCTCCCTTGCCCTGTGCAGCCTGTGGTGGCTGTGGTGCATCAATTCGTGGCTTGGGTTTGATGGCTTCCTTGACGGTATGACCCGCGCCCGGCACACCACTGCCAACAGTGACGCGAAACGCCCAACCGCACCGGTTTCGTAA
- the lysX gene encoding bifunctional lysylphosphatidylglycerol synthetase/lysine--tRNA ligase LysX, giving the protein MSKQNAVTHAGQAAAPADQATRTVVAPPPSMVAQATDPLRGKIADTIGWMSLFAAVFSLVEFLFRYVPSPLVDGIGYGLDLINVVHEPSLSVAGMMLVFAVAAFLRKRVVVWVTIVFQAIVLTAVATNQVFNLFGPDRVWALSWIANVLSAIVIIAAVWWARPALPSRLSLKAAGLGIVVMLIGQALVFVIGFVSVELVPNRLFTDTHRLDWALRAMGFETVFGEDGLPSGGPAWLAFVLALLSGLAFFAGLLVFLRANRRQPRSAADDLAVHALLAKYPGDSLSYFATGTNRNVVFAPSGQAAVSFAEARGVSMAGGDPIGDPGQWDAAIQAWLAQTYQRGLIPGVISASEKGARAYRAAGLKIRLMGDEAVIAVDRFSLSDPQMKPLQVARRRVARAGVTITCRKLATITAEEQRTLQAAAAAYRVGDERGFSMALDRVLDPLDSQQLVVTAYDTDGVVQGLLTFVPFGRHGLSLNVMRRRPGSVNGVVEAMVLSLIDYCRDVHIAEISLNFAMLRNVFVQGAAVDAHLGDRLLRRIMQVFSRFWQLESLLESNARYQPSWRPRYFAYPDSARLTVVLTAAATLEGFLPSLLSRHAGTPSWLGDPTHAAAVQAIYASAAAAPALPQRKYSDQAQVRRQHAATLQAQGMDPYPPATPGVTVTALSELAHLPAGTTVTVHARVGKQRRHGGIVFLDVFTGSTKVQIACERDRCAHFSLLKLLDAGDLISVTGVLGATRTGCWSVFADSWQMLAKTLTPVALPPLWGANKPPSAPVSSPAAGVKNRTQALIAVPRQRELLYARSAAIAAVRHTLTDAGFLEVETPILQAVQGGANARPFTTHFNAYDAQAFLRIAPELYLKRLAIGGMDAIFEIGRSFRNEGVDATHNPEFTSLEAYRAGGDYTTMRHLTEALIRAAATAVHGEQVVWQPAAKVEQFSTDPLPFAPTPQVVEHSAALPSGMVAVDIAAPWPVVRVCDAVSAVVGEQIDITTEQAQLAAICDRLNVAIPPTATTASMITELYDELVESRTGLPTFYTDFPAEGSPLTRKHRDNPLLAERWDLVAFGMELGCAYTELTDPIDQRDRFVEQSLAAAAGDPEAMSVDEDFLHALELGLAPTGGMGMGIDRMVMLLLGVDIRSIIAFPYQRPTGGSYA; this is encoded by the coding sequence GTGTCGAAGCAAAATGCTGTGACGCATGCTGGTCAAGCGGCTGCTCCTGCCGATCAGGCCACAAGGACTGTGGTCGCACCGCCACCGTCAATGGTGGCGCAGGCAACTGATCCGCTGCGGGGAAAAATTGCCGATACGATCGGCTGGATGTCGCTGTTTGCGGCCGTGTTTTCCTTAGTGGAGTTCCTCTTCCGCTATGTCCCTTCGCCGCTTGTTGACGGCATCGGCTACGGGTTGGATCTCATCAATGTTGTCCACGAACCATCCCTGTCCGTGGCGGGCATGATGCTGGTATTCGCGGTTGCCGCGTTTCTACGGAAACGGGTCGTGGTGTGGGTGACGATCGTCTTTCAGGCGATTGTGCTTACTGCAGTAGCAACAAACCAAGTGTTTAACCTGTTTGGCCCTGATCGGGTGTGGGCACTGTCGTGGATAGCCAATGTCCTCAGCGCCATCGTCATTATTGCCGCCGTGTGGTGGGCTCGTCCGGCTTTGCCATCCCGGTTGTCGCTGAAAGCCGCCGGATTGGGCATTGTGGTGATGCTCATCGGACAGGCACTGGTGTTCGTTATCGGGTTTGTCTCAGTGGAGCTGGTACCCAACCGACTCTTTACTGATACCCACCGGTTGGACTGGGCGCTGCGCGCCATGGGGTTTGAAACAGTATTCGGCGAAGATGGACTACCCAGTGGCGGACCAGCCTGGTTGGCCTTTGTGCTGGCACTATTGTCAGGACTTGCGTTTTTCGCCGGGCTACTTGTTTTCCTGCGGGCGAATCGACGGCAGCCGCGCAGCGCTGCCGACGATCTGGCCGTGCATGCATTGCTGGCGAAATATCCGGGGGATTCCTTAAGCTATTTCGCCACCGGCACGAACCGGAATGTGGTGTTTGCACCGTCCGGCCAGGCGGCGGTTTCTTTCGCTGAGGCGCGCGGGGTGTCCATGGCTGGTGGTGATCCAATCGGTGATCCAGGCCAGTGGGATGCGGCTATCCAAGCCTGGTTGGCGCAAACCTATCAGCGCGGTCTCATCCCGGGGGTGATCTCCGCGTCGGAGAAAGGTGCCCGCGCCTATCGGGCGGCGGGACTCAAGATTCGTCTCATGGGTGATGAGGCAGTCATCGCCGTTGACCGGTTTAGTTTAAGTGATCCACAAATGAAACCGCTGCAGGTGGCGCGGCGCCGGGTTGCCCGCGCAGGGGTGACGATCACCTGCCGGAAACTCGCCACGATCACCGCCGAGGAGCAGCGCACCCTGCAGGCGGCGGCCGCCGCCTATCGGGTGGGTGATGAACGTGGGTTTTCCATGGCGCTCGATAGGGTGTTGGATCCGCTTGACTCACAGCAGCTGGTTGTCACCGCCTACGACACGGACGGGGTGGTGCAGGGGCTACTCACCTTCGTTCCGTTTGGGCGACACGGATTGTCGCTGAATGTGATGCGCCGCCGCCCAGGCAGCGTCAACGGTGTTGTTGAAGCGATGGTGTTAAGCCTCATCGACTATTGCCGTGATGTGCATATTGCTGAAATCTCGTTGAACTTTGCCATGCTGCGCAACGTGTTTGTGCAAGGTGCTGCGGTGGACGCGCATCTTGGTGATCGGCTACTGCGGCGCATTATGCAAGTATTTTCACGATTCTGGCAGCTGGAATCCCTGCTGGAATCAAATGCCCGCTATCAGCCGTCGTGGCGGCCACGCTATTTCGCCTATCCGGATTCCGCCCGGTTAACCGTGGTCCTTACGGCGGCCGCCACATTGGAAGGGTTTTTACCTTCACTGCTTTCGCGTCATGCGGGCACACCAAGCTGGCTGGGGGATCCCACCCATGCCGCAGCAGTGCAAGCGATTTACGCCTCCGCCGCGGCGGCCCCTGCCCTGCCGCAACGAAAATATTCCGATCAGGCGCAGGTGCGCCGTCAACATGCGGCAACATTACAGGCACAAGGCATGGATCCCTATCCCCCGGCAACACCCGGGGTGACAGTCACCGCCTTATCGGAGCTCGCCCATTTGCCCGCGGGCACCACGGTCACAGTGCATGCCCGGGTAGGGAAACAACGCCGCCACGGCGGCATTGTGTTCCTGGACGTGTTTACCGGATCAACCAAGGTACAAATCGCCTGCGAACGGGATCGCTGCGCGCATTTTTCCCTGTTGAAACTACTCGACGCGGGTGATCTGATATCGGTCACCGGTGTGCTGGGGGCGACCCGCACCGGCTGCTGGTCAGTATTTGCCGACTCCTGGCAGATGTTGGCGAAAACCTTGACCCCGGTGGCGTTGCCACCGCTGTGGGGGGCAAACAAACCTCCGAGTGCACCGGTGTCATCACCGGCAGCTGGGGTAAAAAACCGCACCCAGGCGCTTATTGCGGTACCGCGTCAGCGGGAGCTGCTCTATGCCAGGTCGGCGGCGATCGCCGCGGTGCGCCACACCTTAACCGATGCCGGCTTCCTGGAAGTGGAAACCCCTATCTTGCAGGCGGTGCAAGGTGGGGCGAATGCGCGACCGTTTACCACCCATTTCAACGCCTATGACGCGCAGGCGTTTTTACGTATCGCCCCCGAGCTGTATTTGAAACGGTTGGCGATCGGCGGCATGGATGCCATTTTTGAGATCGGTCGTTCCTTCCGCAATGAGGGAGTCGACGCCACCCACAACCCGGAGTTCACCTCCCTTGAGGCGTATCGGGCCGGGGGCGACTACACCACCATGCGGCATCTCACCGAGGCTCTTATTCGCGCCGCAGCCACTGCCGTGCACGGCGAACAGGTGGTGTGGCAACCAGCGGCGAAGGTGGAACAGTTCAGCACCGATCCGCTTCCCTTTGCGCCCACCCCACAGGTGGTGGAGCATTCCGCTGCGCTCCCATCAGGGATGGTGGCAGTTGATATTGCTGCACCTTGGCCGGTGGTGCGGGTGTGTGATGCGGTATCAGCTGTGGTCGGCGAACAGATCGATATCACCACTGAACAAGCACAGTTGGCGGCGATCTGTGACCGGCTCAACGTGGCCATTCCACCCACTGCAACGACTGCATCAATGATCACAGAGCTGTATGACGAACTGGTGGAAAGCCGCACCGGGCTGCCAACGTTCTACACCGATTTTCCGGCTGAAGGCTCTCCGCTGACCCGCAAACATCGGGATAATCCGCTGCTTGCGGAACGCTGGGATCTTGTTGCCTTCGGCATGGAATTGGGCTGCGCCTACACAGAGCTTACGGATCCGATCGATCAACGCGACCGGTTTGTCGAACAGTCGCTGGCGGCTGCCGCCGGCGACCCGGAGGCGATGAGTGTCGACGAAGACTTCCTGCACGCCCTCGAGTTGGGTCTTGCCCCCACCGGGGGCATGGGCATGGGCATCGACCGGATGGTGATGCTGCTGCTGGGGGTGGATATCCGCAGCATTATCGCCTTCCCCTATCAGCGTCCCACCGGTGGCAGCTACGCCTAG
- a CDS encoding FAD-dependent oxidoreductase, whose protein sequence is MTRPLRVAVIGAGPAGIYASDLLMKSGQEVAIDLYEMMPAPFGLIRYGVAPDHPRIKGIVMSLHKVMESPQLRLLGNIEVGKDVTIEELKQFYDAIVFSTGAYGDRDLNIPGADLPEHYGAGEFVGFYDGNPNFSRDWNLEAEQVAVIGVGNVALDIARVLAKTGDELHVTEIPDNVYQNLKNNKAKEVHVFGRRGPAQAKFTPLELKELNHSDTIEVVVDPEDIVYDEAGEQARRDSKTVDLVCQVLEGYAMADPSDAPHKLYIHFLHSPVEIIEKDGHVAGLKTERMELDGNGQVTGTGEFHEWPVQAVYRAVGYQSDPVAGVPFDENRFVIPNDGGHVLDPETGAPIAGLYCTGWIKRGPVGLIGNTKSDAKQTIDMLVGDYTAGALDTPAQPEVDAVVRFLQDKNIEFTTWQGWHRLDAAEQALGQQEGRERHKIVEWDDMVRHAKYQEGDLDG, encoded by the coding sequence ATGACCCGTCCCCTTCGTGTTGCTGTCATCGGCGCAGGTCCTGCCGGTATTTACGCCTCTGATCTGTTGATGAAGTCCGGCCAGGAAGTTGCCATCGACCTCTACGAGATGATGCCTGCCCCATTCGGGCTCATCCGCTACGGTGTCGCCCCTGACCATCCCCGTATTAAGGGCATCGTCATGAGCCTGCACAAGGTGATGGAATCCCCGCAGCTGCGCCTGCTGGGCAATATTGAGGTCGGCAAAGACGTCACCATCGAAGAGCTCAAGCAGTTCTATGATGCGATCGTGTTTTCCACCGGCGCCTACGGCGACCGTGACCTCAACATTCCAGGCGCAGATCTTCCGGAGCACTACGGTGCCGGGGAATTCGTTGGCTTCTACGACGGCAATCCAAACTTCTCTCGTGACTGGAATCTCGAAGCGGAACAAGTCGCTGTTATCGGGGTCGGCAACGTTGCCCTTGACATCGCCCGAGTGCTGGCGAAAACCGGTGACGAGCTGCATGTCACCGAAATCCCGGACAATGTGTACCAAAACTTGAAGAACAATAAAGCCAAAGAGGTACACGTCTTTGGCCGCCGCGGCCCAGCCCAGGCCAAGTTCACCCCGCTTGAGCTGAAAGAACTCAACCACTCCGACACCATCGAAGTCGTGGTCGATCCCGAAGACATCGTCTACGACGAAGCTGGGGAGCAGGCACGACGCGACTCGAAAACAGTCGATCTAGTCTGCCAGGTGCTAGAAGGCTACGCCATGGCTGATCCCAGTGACGCGCCGCACAAGCTCTATATTCACTTCCTTCACTCCCCTGTGGAGATCATCGAAAAGGACGGCCATGTGGCTGGCCTGAAGACTGAGCGGATGGAGCTCGACGGCAACGGTCAAGTGACCGGCACCGGCGAATTCCACGAATGGCCAGTGCAAGCTGTCTATCGGGCGGTTGGCTACCAGTCTGATCCGGTCGCAGGTGTGCCATTTGATGAGAACCGTTTCGTCATCCCGAATGATGGCGGACACGTCCTCGACCCGGAAACTGGCGCCCCCATTGCTGGCTTGTACTGCACCGGCTGGATTAAGCGTGGGCCGGTTGGGCTTATTGGCAACACGAAATCTGATGCGAAACAAACCATCGACATGCTTGTCGGTGACTACACTGCAGGCGCCCTCGACACACCAGCGCAGCCGGAGGTTGATGCGGTTGTGAGGTTCCTGCAGGACAAAAATATTGAGTTCACCACTTGGCAGGGGTGGCACCGCCTTGACGCTGCTGAGCAAGCCCTCGGGCAGCAGGAAGGCCGCGAACGCCACAAGATTGTCGAATGGGACGATATGGTGCGCCACGCCAAGTACCAGGAAGGTGACCTCGACGGGTAG
- the pta gene encoding phosphate acetyltransferase — protein MNGSFICSCVAANPAEVNFSTIASTLGIDHRQLVGEEFTLAAVLEQSPVTDKPALLVGTGNTVFDARCAASLGVPLLLVAKFPGHHVDLAVADAKATDATVLGCLVGQDVNADRVQEIVATAPAEVPVVMGPEVFEHMLISKAKEQRRHIVLPEGEDDRILTAASILLEKDVCDLTILGDPAAMQARAKELGVDISRAKLDDPKASPLAEEFAETFAELRKSKGVTLEQARETMQDISYFATMMIYKGLADGMVSGAVNTTAHTIKPSFQIIKTKPGVSVVSSIFLMVMQDTLWAFGDCAVNPNPTAEQLAEIAAVSAETAAGFGIDPKVAMLSYSTGTSGTGPDVNRAAEAVRIAHEKFPDLVVDGPLQFDASVDPVVARKKAPESPVAGQANVMIFPDLEAGNIGYKAVQRSASALAVGPILQGLKKPVNDLSRGATVPDIVNTVAITAIQAQS, from the coding sequence CTGAACGGATCATTCATTTGCTCCTGCGTCGCCGCGAATCCGGCGGAAGTGAATTTCTCAACGATTGCTAGCACGTTGGGGATTGATCACCGGCAGCTGGTGGGCGAAGAGTTCACCCTTGCCGCAGTGCTTGAGCAATCACCAGTCACTGACAAACCGGCACTTCTTGTCGGCACCGGCAACACAGTCTTTGACGCCCGGTGTGCCGCAAGCCTTGGTGTACCACTGCTGTTAGTTGCAAAATTCCCCGGCCATCACGTGGATTTGGCGGTCGCCGATGCGAAAGCAACCGATGCGACGGTGCTCGGATGTTTAGTGGGGCAGGATGTAAACGCTGATCGGGTACAAGAGATTGTTGCCACAGCCCCTGCTGAGGTTCCTGTGGTGATGGGGCCGGAAGTTTTCGAGCACATGCTCATCAGCAAGGCGAAAGAGCAGCGGCGCCATATTGTGCTTCCCGAGGGGGAGGATGATCGCATTCTCACCGCCGCATCGATCCTGCTGGAAAAAGATGTTTGCGATTTGACGATTCTCGGCGATCCGGCCGCGATGCAGGCTCGTGCGAAAGAGTTAGGTGTGGATATCTCTCGGGCAAAGCTCGACGATCCGAAAGCATCCCCACTGGCAGAAGAGTTCGCTGAAACCTTTGCCGAGCTGCGCAAATCTAAGGGAGTGACCCTGGAGCAGGCGCGGGAGACGATGCAGGATATTTCCTACTTCGCCACGATGATGATCTATAAGGGGTTGGCTGACGGCATGGTCTCTGGTGCGGTAAACACCACGGCACACACGATTAAGCCTTCCTTCCAGATCATCAAGACTAAGCCGGGTGTTTCGGTGGTCTCCTCGATCTTCCTCATGGTCATGCAAGATACGTTGTGGGCATTCGGTGACTGTGCCGTCAATCCGAATCCGACTGCGGAGCAGCTCGCTGAGATTGCAGCTGTGTCGGCTGAAACCGCTGCCGGGTTTGGTATTGATCCGAAGGTTGCCATGCTCAGCTACTCGACTGGTACCTCCGGTACCGGACCTGACGTCAATCGGGCAGCTGAAGCGGTACGGATCGCTCACGAGAAGTTCCCGGATCTTGTCGTCGACGGTCCGCTGCAATTTGATGCTTCGGTTGATCCGGTTGTGGCAAGAAAGAAGGCGCCGGAATCCCCGGTCGCAGGGCAGGCCAATGTCATGATCTTCCCCGATCTTGAGGCTGGCAACATCGGCTACAAGGCGGTGCAGCGCAGCGCGAGTGCCCTGGCGGTCGGTCCAATCCTGCAGGGGTTGAAGAAGCCGGTGAACGACCTATCCCGGGGTGCAACGGTGCCAGATATTGTCAACACTGTTGCCATCACCGCCATTCAGGCGCAAAGCTAG
- a CDS encoding acetate kinase: protein MSLALVLNSGSSSIKFQVVNPKNHATDAPLVSGLVEQIGEPTGSITLKYDGEKYVLKAPIPDHSAGLDLAFKLMDEHGCGIAQLDIVAVGHRVVHGGILFSQPQVITDEILGMVKDLIPLAPLHNPANIDGIEVAMKLLPDVPHIAVFDTGFYHSMPPAAALYAINKETAAEHGVRRYGFHGTSHEYVSQHVPALLGKDPDEVNQITLHLGNGASATAVRGGKAVDTSMGMTPLAGLVMGTRSGDIDPGIVFHLHRSAGMSIDEIDKLLNRDSGVKGISGVNDFRELGRLIEDEDPDAWLAYSIYIHQLRRYIGSYMIALGRVDAITFTAGVGENDAMVRADALANLGMYGIKIDPERNAIRASEAREISTDDSTVKVFVIPTNEELAIARYAVSLAGVE from the coding sequence ATGAGTCTTGCACTGGTATTAAACTCCGGATCGTCGTCAATCAAATTCCAGGTGGTGAATCCGAAAAATCACGCCACCGATGCTCCGCTCGTCTCCGGGCTCGTCGAGCAGATCGGGGAGCCGACTGGCTCGATCACCTTGAAATATGATGGCGAAAAGTATGTGCTGAAAGCACCGATTCCGGATCATTCCGCCGGTCTCGACTTGGCCTTCAAGCTTATGGATGAGCACGGCTGTGGTATTGCGCAGCTCGATATTGTGGCGGTCGGCCACCGGGTGGTGCACGGCGGGATTTTGTTCTCCCAGCCGCAGGTGATCACCGATGAGATTCTTGGCATGGTGAAGGATCTCATCCCGCTTGCCCCGCTGCACAATCCGGCCAACATTGACGGCATTGAAGTGGCAATGAAGCTGCTGCCGGATGTGCCGCATATCGCAGTGTTTGACACCGGTTTTTATCATTCGATGCCACCGGCTGCGGCACTGTATGCGATTAATAAAGAAACCGCCGCGGAGCATGGGGTACGCCGCTACGGGTTCCATGGCACCAGCCACGAATATGTTTCCCAGCATGTGCCTGCGCTGCTTGGGAAAGATCCCGATGAGGTCAACCAGATTACGCTGCACCTGGGCAACGGTGCTTCGGCGACGGCTGTGCGCGGCGGGAAAGCAGTGGACACCTCGATGGGGATGACACCACTTGCCGGGCTGGTGATGGGTACCCGCTCGGGGGATATCGATCCGGGTATTGTTTTCCACCTGCACCGCTCGGCGGGAATGAGCATTGATGAGATCGATAAGCTGCTCAACCGGGATTCTGGTGTCAAGGGCATCTCTGGGGTGAACGATTTCCGCGAACTCGGTCGTCTCATTGAGGATGAGGATCCTGATGCTTGGCTTGCCTACTCGATCTACATTCACCAGCTGCGACGCTATATTGGCTCGTACATGATCGCCCTGGGGCGGGTGGACGCGATCACCTTCACCGCTGGCGTGGGGGAAAATGATGCGATGGTGCGTGCGGATGCGCTTGCCAACCTGGGGATGTACGGCATCAAGATTGATCCGGAGCGCAATGCTATTCGCGCCTCTGAGGCACGGGAAATCTCCACCGATGATTCCACGGTGAAGGTGTTTGTTATCCCCACCAACGAGGAGCTGGCTATCGCCCGCTACGCGGTCTCTTTGGCTGGTGTTGAGTAA
- a CDS encoding DUF2599 domain-containing protein, whose translation MMRSAQLVPAPGKACTTVHRRRVGLAMLVGIGLISTPATATAIPTVPTAPPVSGVLVADAALDNAVEQGTVMLPERLQAVAQTFGGVVAVASDLPPAIAALLAGAYMDEPVTQTVTVVPTDQGNRYQITPAPGVTELPVNARYAGWLQAIALGVPDTPTLRHQYYCHFDGRAALVDKPTWNIEDFRPDKGMDGFYASLCN comes from the coding sequence ATGATGCGCAGCGCCCAGTTAGTGCCGGCACCCGGTAAAGCATGTACCACGGTGCACCGCCGCCGGGTAGGACTGGCGATGCTCGTCGGGATCGGTCTTATTAGTACACCGGCGACGGCGACCGCCATACCAACCGTGCCAACCGCGCCACCCGTATCGGGAGTCCTTGTCGCCGATGCTGCACTGGATAATGCAGTGGAACAAGGCACGGTGATGCTCCCGGAGCGTCTCCAAGCAGTAGCGCAAACCTTTGGGGGAGTTGTTGCGGTAGCAAGTGATCTGCCACCAGCGATTGCCGCACTACTAGCGGGTGCGTATATGGACGAGCCGGTGACACAGACTGTCACCGTAGTGCCGACAGATCAAGGTAACCGCTATCAGATCACCCCGGCACCAGGAGTAACCGAACTGCCAGTCAACGCCCGCTACGCCGGTTGGCTGCAAGCCATCGCCCTGGGTGTGCCGGACACGCCAACCCTGCGGCACCAGTATTACTGCCACTTTGATGGCCGGGCAGCACTCGTCGACAAGCCCACCTGGAATATTGAGGATTTCCGGCCAGATAAAGGCATGGACGGCTTTTACGCGAGCCTCTGTAACTAG